The following coding sequences lie in one Capsicum annuum cultivar UCD-10X-F1 chromosome 5, UCD10Xv1.1, whole genome shotgun sequence genomic window:
- the LOC107853587 gene encoding uncharacterized protein LOC107853587 has translation MNHCAIQQSNVAACEEMMRSKKDALVCPKPQRISPMRSLRWHFSHQQDLCDSRSGADLLDIILPKGCVGVDQSAAQVASSPPFFCGSPPSRVSNPLIQDDRFGDERVSPVSPRAIPIPSGLASSPSSSARKGPGGCVSRVNFGNNPAVRVEGFDCLDRDRRNCSIPALA, from the exons ATGAATCACTGCGCTATTCAACAAAGTAACGTTGCCGCTTGTGAAGAGATGATGCGCTCCAAGAAGGACGCCCTTGTTTGCCCAAAGCCACAGCGTATTAGCCCAATGAGATCTCTCAGATGGCATTTTAG CCATCAACAAGACCTTTGTGATTCAAGGTCTGGAGCTGATTTATTGGATATCATCCTCCCAAAG GGTTGTGTAGGTGTGGATCAATCAGCTGCACAAGTTGCCTCGTCGCCCCCATTTTTTTGTGGGTCACCACCGAGCAGAGTATCTAACCCGCTGATTCAAGACGACCGTTTCGGGGACGAGAGGGTGTCCCCAGTATCACCACGGGCCATACCAATTCCTTCCGGATTGGCTTCGTCCCCCTCGTCATCTGCTAGGAAAGGTCCTGGCGGATGTGTGAGCAGGGTGAATTTTGGCAACAATCCGGCTGTGAGAGTTGAGGGTTTCGATTGCCTTGACAGGGATCGTCGTAATTGTAGCATTCCTGCTTTGGCTTAA